The proteins below are encoded in one region of Lactuca sativa cultivar Salinas chromosome 3, Lsat_Salinas_v11, whole genome shotgun sequence:
- the LOC111917201 gene encoding uncharacterized protein LOC111917201, producing MSSHSITAATAAAAAVKQLLFHPSFTLLPLHCYRRQISSSLLAVACYSTTLSASTRNKKKLNRKDNSVTGTSRRVLIDSVVKRRTRSDKKFDEESFRQFGDTESHIPVMLGEVLEVFDSLKLQTFVDCTLGAAGHSSAIIQAHPEMQSYVGLDFDPVAHEKAKARIDSIQSSMSQDSTSNLKTHTFLRNFKNIKSTISEVDEKLLTSGIDGILMDLGMSSMQVNNAKRGFSVLCDGPLDMRMDPQASLTAEDILNLWPEAEVGRILRDYGEENNWRALQKRIVKARLTGGLHSTSELVDLIRSCTSGGKGGRQGWIKTATRVFQGLRIAVNDELKTLEASLYDCFRCLAPGGRLAVISFHSLEDRIVKQTFLDIIKSNSVDGSGSAFPDLKNVENEPWIKQMIGGVGGTILTKRPITPSQDEEKLNVRCRSAKLRVIQRD from the exons ATGTCCTCGCATTCTATTACCGCTGCCACGGCAGCGGCGGCCGCCGTTAAGCAACTGttatttcatccttcattcaccTTATTGCCGTTGCATTGCTACCGCCGCCAAATTTCCTCTTCCCTTCTCGCAGTCGCCTGTTATTCCACTACCTTATCTGCTTCTACTCGTAACAAGAAAAAGCTAAACAGAAAAGATAATTCCGTTACCGGTACTAGTCGTAGAGTTCTAATAGATTCTGTAGTGAAGAGGAGAACTCGGTCGGATAAAAAGTTCGATGAGGAGAGCTTTCGTCAATTTGGTGACACCGAGAGTCATATTCCGGTGATGCTAGGTGAGGTATTGGAGGTTTTTGATTCTCTTAAGCTTCAGACGTTTGTCGATTGTACCCTTGGAGCCGCCGGACATTCTTCCGCC ATAATTCAGGCTCATCCCGAGATGCAATCATATGTTGGACTGGATTTTGATCCTGTTGCCCATGAAAAAGCAAAAGCCAGGATTGATTCGATCCAAAGTTCCATGTCCCAGGACTCGACTTCCAACCTAAAAACACATACCTTTCTGCGAAATTTCAAGAACATCAAGTCCACAATATCTGAGGTAGACGAGAAGCTTCTGACTTCAGGAATTGATGGGATCCTAATGGACTTGGGAATGTCATCCATGCAG GTGAACAATGCTAAAAGAGGATTTAGTGTGCTTTGTGATGGACCCCTTGATATGAGAATGGATCCCCAG GCAAGTTTGACAGCTGAAGACATACTAAATTTATGGCCAGAGGCTGAAGTGGGACGAATTTTACGTGATTATGGGGAAGAAAACAATTGGCGTGCACTTCAGAAGAGGATTGTTAAGGCCCGATTAACTGGTGGATTGCATTCTACTAGTGAGCTAGTAGATCTTATAAGGAGTTGTACATCTGGTGGAAAAG GAGGGAGGCAAGGTTGGATAAAGACAGCAACAAGAGTGTTCCAGGGTTTAAGAATTGCTGTTAATGATGAACTCAAGACACTCGAGGcttcattatatgattgtttcAGGTGTCTTGCACCTGGGGGGAGGCTTGCTGTTATATCTTTTCACAGTCTGGAGGACAGAATCGTAAAACAAACATTTCTCGATATCATCAAAAGCAATTCAGTTGATGGAAGCGGAAGCGCGTTCCCTGATCTGAAAAATGTTGAAAACGAGCCATGGATCAAACAGATGATTGGAGGTGTTGGTGGGACAATCCTTACAAAAAGACCCATAACACCCTCTCAAGATGAAGAGAAACTCAATGTTCGCTGTAGGAGCGCTAAGCTCAGGGTAATACAAAGGGACTGA
- the LOC111917200 gene encoding uncharacterized protein LOC111917200 encodes MMKVFKCEGSLILPKAFHYQESRNRFYSRRRLRIISNSSNENFDSNVKKAKLSARKKDRVNIPSYNDLHGRGKKIYPIREFLSHPSGIEALLNTQALQKFEQLDLTTYRCTLPQLNLLNFEVSPVIDLRVTPTTEDCMVELLCCKFEGSEVVTQQNEHFSAEMTNYITWCTKNSEPYLDVDVTLDLTLEIYTQPFTMLPTSAVEVPGSLMMQALVDRLVPLLLQQLIQDYGRWLLTQNPESNFITSNSA; translated from the exons ATGATGAAGGTTTTCAAATGTGAAGGTTCCCTGATTCTTCCAAAAGCTTTTCATTACCAG GAATCACGTAATCGATTTTATTCCAGGAGGAGATTAAGAATTATTTCCAATAGCAGTAATGAGAATTTTGACTCTAATGTCAAAAAGGCTAAATTATCTGCTAGGAAGAAGGATAGAGTCAATATTCCAAGCTACAACGACCTACATGGAAGAGGGAAAAAAATATATCCAATTAGAGAATTTCTAAGCCATCCATCTGGAATCGAAGCACTTCTAAATACTCAAGCCCTGCAAAAATTTGAACAACTCGATCTTACCACTTACAG GTGTACTTTGCCACAACTGAATTTGCTAAACTTCGAGGTCTCTCCTGTGATAGATTTGCGTGTGACCCCAACAACTGAAGATTGCATGGTGGAGTTGTTATGTTGCAAG TTTGAGGGTTCTGAAGTCGTGACACAACAAAATGAGCATTTTTCAG CGGAGATGACAAATTACATAACTTGGTGCACAAAGAACTCTGAACCATATCTGGATGTTGACGTGACGCTGGATCTCACTCTTGAG ATATACACCCAACCATTTACCATGCTGCCAACATCTGCTGTAGAGGTTCCAGGCAGCTT AATGATGCAAGCTTTAGTAGACAGACTTGTACCCTTGTTACTCCAACAGTTGATACAAGATTACGGCAGATGGCTGCTAACACAGAATCCAGAATCCAACTTCATCACGTCAAATTCAGCATAA
- the LOC111917198 gene encoding LRR receptor-like serine/threonine-protein kinase FEI 1: protein MGILLKDFQGSLPLYILLLCCLVDICQNLTSDGEALVNFRTSIISSDDVLGQWRPEDPDPCGWKGVICDQKTMRVISLNVSNHKLKGLISPDIGKLDHLKFLDLHYNNFYGEIPPELGNCTELQGLFLQNNYLSGFIPTGLGNLSNLQTLDISSNSLDGRIPTSLGNLRNLLNLNVSSNFLAGPIPTDGVFDQFGSNSFVGNSDLCGKQINKLCKDEVGNQQPTGSQNVKKNSGRLLISASATVGALLLVALMCFWGCFLYKKLGKNDAKGIAKDVSGGASIVMFHGDLPYSSKDIIKKLEALNDEHIIGAGGFGTVYKLSMDDGNVFALKRIVKLNEGFDRFFERELAILGSIKHKYLVNLRGYCNSPTSKLLLYDYLAGGSLDEALHENGDEQLAWETRVKIIMGAAKGLAYLHHDCSPRIIHRDIKSSNILLDGNFEARVSDFGLAKLLEDEESHITTIVAGTFGYLAPEYMQSGRATEKTDVYSFGVLMLEVVSRKRPTDASFIEKGLNIVGWLNYLVTEDRQREIIDGECEGVEAETSDALLSVAIQCVSPSPEDRPTMDRVVKTLESEVMTPCPSDFYDSSSD, encoded by the exons ATGGGAATTCTCCTTAAAGATTTTCAAGGGTCATTGCCATTGTACATTCTATTGCTATGTTGTTTGGTGGACATATGCCAAAATCTCACTTCAGATG GTGAAGCTCTTGTGAACTTCCGGACAAGCATTATTAGTTCAGATGATGTTCTTGGTCAATGGAGACCAGAGGATCCTGATCCATGTGGATGGAAAGGGGTAATATGTGATCAAAAAACCATGAGAGTTATATCTTTGAATGTTTCCAATCACAAGTTAAAGGGACTCATATCACCAGATATTGGAAAGCTAGATCACTTGAAATTCTT AGATCTTCATTACAACAATTTTTATGGAGAAATTCCTCCAGAGTTGGGAAACTGTACAGAGCTGCAAGGATT ATTTTTGCAGAATAATTACTTGAGTGGATTTATTCCTACTGGATTGGGAAACCTTTCGAACCTTCAAACATT GGATATTTCTAGTAACTCTCTTGATGGGAGAATTCCTACATCACTTGGGAATTTGAGGAACCTTCTAAACCT CAATGTCTCATCCAATTTTCTAGCTGGGCCAATCCCAACAGATGGTGTTTTTGATCAATTTGGAAGTAACTC GTTTGTTGGAAACAGTGACTTATGTGGGAAGCAAATTAATAAGTTATGCAAAGATGAAGTTGGAAATCAACAGCCTACAG GGAGTCAAAATGTGAAAAAGAATTCTGGAAGGTTACTTATTAGTGCTTCTGCTACTGTTGGTGCATTGCTTCTTGTTGCGCTTATGTGTTTCTGGGGTTGTTTTCTCTATAAAAAACTTGGGAAAAATGATGCAAAAGGGATTGCAAAGGATGTGAGTGGAG GTGCATCGATTGTGATGTTTCATGGAGACTTGCCATATTCATCAAAAGATATAATAAAAAAGCTGGAAGCTTTAAATGATGAGCATATAATTGGTGCTGGAGGATTTGGAACAGTCTACAAGCTTTCAATGGATGATGGAAACGTTTTTGCTTTAAAAAGAATCGTAAAATTAAACGAAGGATTTGATCGTTTTTTTGAGAGAGAGCTTGCAATTCTTGGAAGCATCAAACATAAATACTTGGTGAATTTGAGAGGATACTGCAATTCTCCAACTTCAAAACTCTTGCTCTATGACTACTTAGCAGGTGGCAGCCTAGACGAAGCTCTCCATG AAAATGGTGATGAACAACTGGCATGGGAAACACGGGTGAAGATAATCATGGGAGCTGCAAAAGGGCTGGCTTATTTGCATCATGACTGTTCCCCTCGAATTATACACCGTGATATAAAATCAAGCAACATTTTGCTTGATGGAAATTTCGAGGCTCGGGTTTCTGATTTTGGACTTGCAAAACTGCTGGAAGATGAAGAATCTCACATCACCACCATTGTTGCAGGAACTTTTGGATACTTAGCTCCAG AATACATGCAAAGTGGTAGAGCAACAGAGAAGACGGATGTGTATAGTTTTGGTGTGCTGATGCTTGAGGTTGTGAGTAGAAAGAGGCCCACGGATGCTTCTTTCATAGAGAAAGGCCTTAATATTGTTGGCTGG TTGAATTATTTGGTGACGGAGGACAGGCAGCGTGAGATAATTGATGGAGAGTGTGAGGGGGTGGAGGCGGAGACATCTGATGCTCTGCTGTCGGTTGCAATTCAATGTGTGAGTCCGAGTCCTGAAGATCGGCCCACAATGGACAGAGTCGTCAAAACACTTGAATCCGAGGTTATGACTCCATGCCCAAGCGACTTCTATGATTCTTCATCCGATTGA
- the LOC111917197 gene encoding AP-1 complex subunit sigma-1, with translation MIHFVLLISRQGKVRLTKWYSPYTQKERSKVIRELSGMILTRGPKLCNFVEWRGFKVVYKRYASLYFCMCINQEDNELEVLEIIHHYVEILDRYFGSVCELDLIFNFHKAYYILDEVLIAGELQESSKKTVARLVAAQDSLVEAAKEEANSISNIIAQATK, from the exons ATG ATTCATTTTGTTCTGTTAATAAGCCGACAAGGAAAAGTCAGGTTGACAAAATGGTATTCACCTTATACCCAGAAAGAAAGAAGTAAG GTAATACGAGAGCTGAGTGGGATGATTCTCACACGTGGTCCCAAGCTTTGCAACTTTGTTGAGTGgagaggatttaaagtcgtttaTAAACG ATATGCCAGTCTCTACTTCTGTATGTGCATCAACCAGGAAGACAATGAATTGGAAGTCCTTGAAATTATTCATCATTATGTTGAGATTCTAGATCGCTATTTCGGAAGT GTTTGTGAGCTGGACCTGATCTTTAATTTTCACAAG GCTTATTATATATTGGATGAGGTGCTAATAGCAGGAGAGCTTCAGGAATCGAGCAAGAAGACGGTGGCCCGTCTAGTGGCAGCACAG GATTCTTTGGTGGAGGCTGCTAAAGAAGAAGCAAATTCTATAAGCAATATAATTGCACAGGCAACCAAATAA